From Caminibacter mediatlanticus TB-2, the proteins below share one genomic window:
- a CDS encoding 6-pyruvoyl trahydropterin synthase family protein: MIIRKLFKFENAHIVRNCTSRRCSKSIHGHSYRVEIKLQSNFLDNGEMVYDFGLMKTTIKTLIDSFDHAITLWSKDNKEYIEWAKKFSERYIILPVNPSAEQFSRVFFLIVDRVLECMEFKNGEKDIKVYSVVVHETDTGYAECFREDAYNFENMGEIKLEDIVFSDIIKEEWGDKNLWEKLLKKEKITPPKEV, encoded by the coding sequence ATGATTATAAGAAAACTTTTTAAATTTGAAAATGCTCATATTGTAAGAAACTGCACAAGTAGAAGATGTAGCAAATCAATTCATGGGCATAGTTACAGGGTTGAGATTAAACTTCAAAGTAACTTTTTAGATAATGGAGAGATGGTTTATGATTTTGGACTTATGAAAACTACTATTAAAACATTAATTGATAGTTTTGACCATGCTATTACTTTATGGAGTAAAGATAATAAAGAATATATCGAGTGGGCAAAAAAATTTAGTGAGAGATATATTATTTTGCCTGTAAATCCATCTGCTGAGCAATTTAGCAGAGTCTTTTTTTTGATAGTTGATAGAGTACTTGAATGTATGGAGTTTAAAAATGGAGAAAAAGATATAAAAGTTTATTCAGTTGTAGTCCACGAAACAGACACAGGATATGCAGAGTGTTTTAGAGAAGATGCTTACAATTTTGAGAATATGGGAGAGATTAAATTAGAAGATATTGTTTTTAGTGATATAATAAAAGAAGAGTGGGGCGATAAAAATTTATGGGAAAAACTTCTAAAAAAAGAAAAAATCACTCCTCCAAAAGAAGTTTAG